A genome region from Altererythrobacter aquiaggeris includes the following:
- a CDS encoding sodium-dependent transporter encodes MAGATASGEQGWSSRTAFILAAVGAAVGLGNIWRFPTLAGENGGGAFVLVYIGFVVLLGLPLVLSEIMLGRAGGSDAINSMRNVAAQSGKSSRWSGVGALQITAGFLILSFYSVVAGWVINYVYLSGADFLGALISGDPFAVAFNGENQEQITGHMGALFADPVRLIFLHVLFMGATVGIVASGVHDGIEKAAKWLMPAFFVLLVVITIYGAFTGDFARAVSFMFTPDFSKITPVVLNEALGQALFSLSLAAGGLLTYGAYVGKDVNLAPTAGLIALADTTVAILAGLMIFPIVFAVGLDPAGGPALIFQTLPVAFNVMPGGALVGFVFFILIFFAALTSSISLLEGPTAWTIDRFGWGRKKAAVIVGAVAWLIGVACALGYNVWSDVRLLGFWNIFADTDILDTLDGFTGKIMLPLGALLVSVFVGWKADANMVKAQSGLSDGMFVIWRFLVAWAAPIAVTLVLVFGLLPGLLGNRA; translated from the coding sequence ATGGCAGGTGCAACCGCATCGGGCGAACAAGGCTGGTCATCGCGCACAGCATTTATTCTGGCAGCGGTCGGCGCTGCGGTCGGTCTCGGCAACATCTGGCGTTTTCCAACGCTGGCCGGTGAAAACGGGGGCGGGGCATTTGTTCTCGTCTATATCGGATTTGTCGTGCTTCTCGGGCTACCTCTGGTTCTGTCCGAAATCATGCTTGGCCGAGCGGGAGGATCCGATGCGATCAATTCCATGCGCAATGTCGCGGCGCAATCGGGCAAGTCGTCCCGCTGGTCAGGTGTCGGCGCGCTGCAGATTACGGCCGGCTTTTTGATCCTGTCATTTTATTCGGTCGTGGCGGGCTGGGTCATCAACTACGTGTATCTGTCCGGCGCTGATTTTCTGGGCGCCCTGATTTCCGGCGATCCCTTTGCAGTTGCATTCAATGGCGAAAATCAGGAGCAGATTACCGGCCACATGGGGGCACTGTTTGCTGATCCGGTTCGCCTGATTTTTCTGCATGTTCTGTTTATGGGCGCGACGGTGGGGATCGTGGCCAGCGGTGTGCACGACGGTATCGAAAAAGCCGCCAAATGGCTGATGCCGGCATTCTTTGTCCTGCTGGTGGTGATCACGATTTACGGCGCGTTCACCGGCGATTTCGCTCGCGCGGTATCGTTCATGTTTACGCCCGACTTTAGCAAGATTACTCCGGTTGTGCTGAATGAAGCACTCGGACAAGCGTTGTTCTCGCTCAGCCTCGCGGCAGGCGGATTGCTTACTTACGGCGCCTATGTCGGCAAAGATGTGAACCTTGCTCCCACGGCAGGCTTGATCGCCCTGGCGGATACGACAGTGGCTATTCTGGCAGGGCTGATGATCTTTCCGATTGTGTTTGCGGTCGGGCTTGATCCGGCTGGCGGACCTGCGCTGATCTTCCAGACTTTGCCTGTGGCATTCAATGTAATGCCCGGCGGCGCGTTGGTTGGTTTCGTGTTTTTCATATTGATCTTCTTCGCCGCTCTGACCAGTTCGATCTCGCTGCTCGAAGGGCCGACTGCCTGGACAATCGACCGGTTTGGATGGGGCCGCAAGAAAGCTGCCGTGATCGTTGGTGCGGTGGCGTGGCTGATCGGCGTTGCATGTGCTTTGGGCTACAATGTCTGGTCGGATGTCCGGCTGCTCGGTTTCTGGAATATCTTCGCTGATACCGACATCCTGGACACACTGGACGGATTCACAGGCAAGATTATGTTGCCGCTTGGCGCGCTGCTGGTTTCGGTGTTCGTGGGATGGAAAGCCGATGCAAATATGGTGAAGGCGCAGTCGGGTCTGTCGGACGGTATGTTTGTAATTTGGCGCTTCCTGGTCGCCTGGGCTGCTCCGATCGCGGTGACGCTGGTTCTGGTCTTCGGTCTGCTGCCAGGTCTTCTGGGTAACCGGGCATAA
- the panB gene encoding 3-methyl-2-oxobutanoate hydroxymethyltransferase yields MSTTFQLDTSTSRANPTPQPRKRLTVPAIRARKQDGQTKEPLVMLTAYTARQAQLLDAHCDILLVGDSLGQVIYGLPSTLSVTLDMMIAHGAAVVRGSYHSLVVVDMPFGSYETSKEQAFANASRIMAETGCAAVKLEGGQAMADTIEFLNSRGIPVMAHVGLTPQAVNVLGGYAARGRSQQEHDKIVSDGQAIEKAGAFAVVIEGVIEPIAIALTKSVEIPTIGIGASALCDGQVLVTEDMLGMFDRVPRFVKRYEDIGSLIERTVATYASEVRDRTFPTKDQTYQPKT; encoded by the coding sequence ATGTCCACGACTTTCCAGCTCGATACGAGTACCAGCCGCGCCAACCCCACACCGCAGCCGCGCAAGCGCCTGACCGTGCCCGCAATCAGGGCGCGCAAGCAGGATGGCCAGACCAAAGAACCGCTGGTGATGCTGACTGCATACACAGCGCGGCAGGCGCAATTGCTCGACGCGCATTGCGATATTCTGCTGGTCGGGGATTCGCTTGGCCAGGTTATCTACGGCTTGCCTTCGACGCTGTCGGTCACACTCGACATGATGATCGCGCATGGCGCGGCGGTCGTGCGCGGCAGCTATCACAGCCTGGTCGTCGTCGATATGCCGTTCGGATCTTACGAAACTTCGAAGGAACAGGCCTTCGCGAACGCAAGCAGGATCATGGCCGAAACGGGTTGCGCTGCGGTAAAACTCGAAGGCGGCCAAGCCATGGCCGACACGATCGAATTTCTGAACTCGCGCGGCATCCCCGTGATGGCGCATGTCGGACTGACCCCCCAGGCTGTCAACGTGCTGGGCGGATATGCCGCACGCGGCCGCAGCCAGCAGGAACACGACAAGATTGTCAGCGACGGCCAAGCTATAGAAAAAGCGGGCGCATTCGCAGTCGTTATCGAGGGGGTGATCGAACCGATTGCGATTGCGCTGACCAAATCGGTCGAAATTCCGACCATCGGGATCGGCGCATCCGCCCTGTGCGATGGTCAGGTGCTGGTTACCGAAGATATGCTGGGAATGTTCGACAGGGTCCCGCGCTTCGTCAAACGCTACGAAGATATCGGCTCGCTTATCGAACGAACCGTTGCGACCTACGCTTCCGAAGTTCGTGATCGGACCTTCCCCACCAAAGACCAGACATATCAACCCAAGACCTAG
- a CDS encoding DUF475 domain-containing protein produces MATLLKYYKFSLVFTMLCLGLAGWYGWESSGTVGGTLSLLWIVIVLSVLEISLSFDNAVVNASVLKEMSDVWQRRFLTWGIAFAVFGMRVIFPLAIVAIAAGLGPLETINLSLNEPEEYERIVSSAHVGIAGFGGAFLAMVGLKFFFDMDKEIHWIRVVEEFLAKFAALPAAEIALLLLAMWGISTLLAPADALTFLVAGILGLITFIAVEGINTILELKEEAARLQGAVVRSGLGGFLYLNVLDASFSFDGVIGAFALSNNMIVIALGLSIGAMFVRSMTIHLVKQGTLAQYRFLEHGAFYAIIVLGGIMLLSAKFHIPETITGLIGATLIGISLWWSVRHNNKEAAISV; encoded by the coding sequence ATGGCTACGCTGCTCAAATATTATAAGTTTTCGCTCGTCTTTACCATGCTGTGCCTTGGCCTGGCGGGCTGGTATGGGTGGGAAAGCAGCGGCACCGTTGGCGGCACGCTTTCACTGCTGTGGATCGTGATTGTTCTGTCTGTATTGGAAATCTCGCTCAGTTTCGACAATGCGGTGGTAAATGCTTCGGTGTTGAAGGAAATGAGCGATGTCTGGCAGCGGCGCTTCCTGACGTGGGGCATCGCTTTTGCGGTGTTTGGTATGCGGGTGATCTTCCCGTTGGCGATTGTCGCAATTGCCGCTGGGCTTGGCCCGCTTGAAACCATCAACCTGTCGCTGAACGAACCTGAGGAATACGAGCGTATAGTAAGCAGCGCGCACGTGGGTATCGCAGGTTTTGGCGGGGCGTTTCTGGCTATGGTCGGGCTCAAGTTCTTTTTCGACATGGACAAGGAAATCCACTGGATCCGCGTCGTGGAGGAATTTCTCGCCAAATTTGCCGCACTTCCGGCGGCTGAAATCGCTTTGCTTCTGCTGGCCATGTGGGGAATTTCCACGCTTTTGGCCCCCGCCGATGCGCTGACTTTTCTGGTTGCGGGCATTCTTGGATTGATCACTTTCATCGCGGTCGAAGGGATCAACACGATCCTGGAACTGAAAGAAGAAGCCGCGCGGTTGCAGGGCGCAGTCGTACGCAGCGGGCTTGGCGGATTTCTTTATCTCAACGTGCTCGATGCGTCGTTCAGCTTCGACGGCGTGATCGGCGCATTTGCCTTGTCAAATAATATGATCGTGATTGCCTTGGGACTGTCGATCGGGGCGATGTTCGTGCGTTCGATGACCATCCATCTGGTCAAGCAAGGAACACTTGCCCAGTACCGCTTCCTCGAACATGGCGCATTTTATGCAATAATCGTGCTGGGCGGCATCATGCTTCTGTCGGCCAAGTTCCACATTCCCGAAACGATCACCGGCCTGATCGGTGCGACACTGATCGGGATATCTCTGTGGTGGTCTGTGCGGCATAACAATAAAGAAGCAGCGATTTCGGTCTAG
- a CDS encoding tetratricopeptide repeat protein, producing MTFRASQQKPVLAALLLSILPAAVWAEGDSGINRIVAALEANDGIAAEAEAANLLKAGRPRSEIAAYMGEAQLLKRNLVEARKWLGPGDFSKATAGSGYRQLGRLNQLEGDFDAAANAYDRANTLIPSDPDLWVDIGRLRYETGAQIQAVEASDFAVRLGPDNPGALQFRGQLLRDSAGPAAAIPLFEKALANHPDDLALMGEYAAVLGETGAASKMLTVTRAMISRDPENPQAHFLQAVLAARAGKDGLAQRLLWKTSAHHRDTPAGLLLSGIIDLKTGNHGNAAQTFDQLFTLQPQNPQVRNLLASALSQAGAHRELIERFGSHADRADAAPYLLTLVARAHEELDERGKAAAYLDRAAGSSDRRIFALESAATAPVAEALLRERPGSIDRARDLLRALTGSGQTRRAAELAAGLVPRYPGSADVRILAGDAFFANGNASGSLIHYGQAAKVRSNASLVGRITAALGALGRRDDARLQLGNFLNSNPLNAAAAFAAGEWAFADGEYALALQYFAHASKQSSSQQDPEKFVLYSGAALKSGDVELAIDLAQDAFELQPASRNAARALMLAYKARGESKAVLAPLRRMAK from the coding sequence ATGACCTTCAGGGCTAGCCAGCAGAAACCGGTTTTGGCGGCACTTCTGCTTTCAATCCTTCCCGCTGCGGTTTGGGCTGAAGGCGATAGCGGGATTAATCGTATCGTCGCGGCTCTTGAAGCAAACGACGGTATTGCGGCCGAAGCCGAAGCCGCGAATTTATTGAAAGCCGGCAGACCTCGCTCCGAAATAGCGGCCTATATGGGCGAAGCGCAGCTGCTCAAGCGCAACCTCGTCGAAGCGCGCAAATGGCTTGGACCGGGGGACTTCAGCAAAGCGACCGCCGGGTCCGGTTATCGGCAACTGGGACGCCTGAACCAACTGGAAGGCGACTTTGACGCAGCGGCCAACGCCTATGACCGGGCCAATACTCTCATACCCTCGGATCCGGATTTGTGGGTAGATATCGGAAGGCTCAGATACGAAACGGGTGCCCAGATACAGGCAGTCGAAGCAAGCGATTTTGCCGTTCGGCTTGGTCCCGACAATCCCGGTGCATTGCAATTCCGCGGTCAGCTGCTGCGCGATTCGGCTGGCCCGGCTGCGGCCATTCCCCTGTTCGAAAAAGCCCTGGCCAATCACCCGGACGATCTGGCGCTGATGGGCGAATATGCTGCGGTGCTGGGCGAAACGGGCGCTGCTTCAAAAATGCTTACCGTCACCCGCGCTATGATATCGCGCGATCCCGAGAACCCGCAGGCGCACTTTCTGCAGGCCGTGCTCGCTGCACGGGCTGGCAAGGATGGTTTGGCCCAAAGGTTACTCTGGAAAACCTCCGCGCACCACCGCGATACGCCGGCAGGTCTGTTATTGTCCGGCATAATCGATCTGAAGACGGGTAATCACGGTAATGCTGCCCAAACCTTTGATCAATTGTTCACGCTGCAGCCGCAGAACCCGCAAGTCAGAAATTTGCTGGCAAGCGCCCTTTCGCAAGCAGGAGCTCACCGCGAACTGATAGAGCGGTTCGGGAGCCATGCCGACAGGGCTGACGCCGCGCCATATTTGCTCACTCTGGTTGCACGGGCACACGAGGAACTGGACGAACGCGGTAAGGCAGCCGCTTACCTTGACCGCGCCGCCGGTTCGTCCGACCGCCGGATATTCGCATTGGAAAGCGCGGCCACAGCGCCGGTTGCCGAAGCCCTTTTGCGCGAACGACCCGGCAGTATTGACCGCGCACGTGACCTGTTACGCGCGCTTACCGGATCGGGGCAAACCAGGCGGGCGGCCGAGCTTGCGGCCGGTTTGGTGCCAAGATATCCGGGTTCGGCAGATGTGAGGATTTTGGCAGGGGACGCGTTTTTCGCTAACGGCAATGCGTCCGGCTCCTTAATTCACTATGGTCAGGCCGCGAAGGTTCGGTCGAATGCCTCGCTGGTCGGCCGGATCACGGCCGCATTGGGTGCCCTTGGTCGCCGTGATGACGCACGCTTGCAACTCGGTAATTTTCTAAACTCCAATCCGCTAAACGCAGCAGCTGCTTTTGCCGCCGGTGAATGGGCTTTTGCAGACGGAGAATATGCGCTGGCGCTGCAATATTTCGCGCACGCATCAAAGCAAAGCAGCAGTCAGCAAGATCCCGAAAAGTTTGTTCTGTATTCGGGCGCGGCTTTGAAATCCGGTGATGTGGAGCTGGCAATCGATCTGGCGCAAGACGCCTTTGAATTGCAACCCGCCAGCCGGAATGCGGCGCGTGCATTGATGCTGGCCTATAAAGCCAGGGGCGAAAGCAAGGCGGTTCTCGCGCCCCTGCGGCGCATGGCCAAATAA
- the prsR gene encoding PEP-CTERM-box response regulator transcription factor, with protein sequence MAEKKPKLLIIEDDAGLQAQLKWAYEDFDVIIAGDRESALTALRADEPAVVTLDLGLPPDPDGTTEGFAALDAIMELKPDTKVVVASGHGARESALEAIKRGAYDFYQKPVDIEDLGLIVRRALNLHQIEQENRVLSRKVGAENTVLGGMITAAPEMVKVARTIERVANTNVSVMLLGASGTGKELLARGLHDASNRHGNAFVAINCAAIPENLLESELFGHEKGSFTGAVKTTEGKIELADGGTLFLDEVGDIPLPLQVKLLRFLQERTFERIGGRKHIAVDTRIVCATHQDLEAMIAKGQFREDLFYRLAEIVVTIPSLVDRPGDAPLLAKAFLNRFAAEMNPKISGFSPEAIAIIDSWNWPGNVRELENRVKRAVIMAEGKLVSAEDLDMTNADSADDQPLNLKTAREEADRKVIRHALARAEGNISSTARMLGISRPTLYDLLKQYDLQG encoded by the coding sequence ATGGCCGAGAAAAAACCCAAGCTGCTGATCATCGAGGATGATGCGGGTCTGCAAGCGCAGCTGAAATGGGCCTATGAGGATTTCGACGTAATCATCGCCGGTGATCGTGAGAGCGCGCTTACGGCGCTGCGGGCTGACGAACCTGCTGTTGTAACACTCGATCTTGGCCTGCCACCCGATCCGGACGGTACGACCGAAGGCTTTGCCGCGCTCGACGCTATCATGGAATTGAAGCCGGACACAAAAGTCGTCGTCGCATCAGGACATGGCGCCCGTGAAAGCGCGCTCGAGGCGATCAAACGCGGGGCGTATGATTTCTACCAGAAGCCGGTCGATATCGAGGATTTGGGATTGATAGTCCGAAGAGCGCTAAACCTGCATCAGATCGAGCAGGAAAACCGGGTCCTGTCGCGCAAGGTCGGTGCTGAAAACACCGTATTGGGGGGGATGATCACTGCTGCACCCGAAATGGTGAAGGTGGCCCGCACGATTGAAAGGGTCGCCAATACGAATGTGTCGGTCATGCTGCTCGGCGCGAGCGGGACGGGTAAAGAATTGCTCGCGCGTGGTCTGCACGATGCAAGTAACCGGCACGGCAATGCTTTCGTGGCGATAAACTGTGCAGCCATCCCCGAAAACCTGCTCGAAAGCGAATTGTTCGGCCACGAAAAGGGATCTTTCACCGGCGCAGTCAAAACAACCGAAGGAAAGATCGAACTGGCGGACGGCGGGACGCTGTTCCTCGATGAAGTCGGTGATATTCCCCTGCCGTTACAGGTTAAATTGCTGCGGTTTTTGCAAGAGCGAACATTCGAGAGGATCGGCGGGCGTAAACATATCGCTGTTGATACCCGCATTGTCTGCGCCACTCATCAGGACCTGGAAGCGATGATTGCCAAGGGGCAGTTTCGCGAAGATCTGTTTTACCGGCTTGCCGAAATCGTCGTAACGATCCCCTCACTGGTTGACCGGCCCGGCGATGCACCCCTGCTTGCCAAAGCATTTCTGAACCGTTTCGCAGCCGAAATGAACCCGAAAATCAGTGGCTTTTCACCGGAAGCGATTGCGATCATCGACAGCTGGAACTGGCCGGGAAATGTGCGTGAACTTGAAAACCGGGTGAAACGCGCTGTCATTATGGCAGAAGGCAAATTGGTCAGTGCCGAAGACCTTGATATGACCAATGCCGACAGCGCAGATGACCAGCCGCTCAACCTGAAAACTGCCCGTGAAGAAGCCGATCGAAAAGTGATCCGCCACGCGCTGGCACGAGCGGAAGGCAATATTTCGAGCACCGCCCGAATGCTGGGTATCAGCCGGCCGACATTGTACGATCTGCTGAAACAGTATGACCTTCAGGGCTAG
- the prsK gene encoding XrtA/PEP-CTERM system histidine kinase PrsK, which yields MSAWGELLGIAAYLASASACLALAVFTISARAKSIPVKTAVSLALFITALWALSVPAISADSPFAILAFSASQISWYWVLYCLFAKDGRHRSLTPIRPVVIVITLVELVQPCLLLVIPYYDLSAENQKAVVLASISLRLLTAAGALVLVHNLYVGAAKVARPVLRWPAAAMSTLWLFDMNYATVAYISGELPTALGLLRSLVPLVMVLFIGIGATGERSTAPFRPSRSVAFQSVSLLIIGGYLLGMVAVGQALSVIAGDFGRLMQVVFVVAASALALISLPSPKMRATLRDGVTKHLFQHRFDYREEWLRFNETLARGSEAASPLPERVVQAMADITDSPAGLLMVPDGDDELHLAARWHWPSMEVKTPLAEKSVFQLLDREINLIEIDPLRERGATSERPLPGWILDDPNAWAIVPLEHFERLVGVILLARPVFERKLDWEDFDLLRLAGQQLASYLAEQAGQEALMESSRFDEFNRRIAFVMHDIKNLASQLSLLARNAEKHAENPDFRADMLLTLRSSADKLNTLLARLGRYGAVGTDAMQTVDLGKMTKIIARRMRIELAQSADISVAANRDALEQAIVHLVQNALDASEDGEPVFVSCSSDGMFGIVEVSDSGPGMSAEFLRSGLFKPFVSSKPGGFGIGAFEARELVRAMGGRLDVDSREGLGTRFVIRIPLAGAVALSNYEKPARKTIKPEVA from the coding sequence ATGAGCGCATGGGGTGAACTGCTCGGAATAGCCGCCTATCTGGCCAGCGCATCGGCCTGTCTCGCGCTTGCTGTGTTCACCATCAGCGCAAGAGCCAAAAGTATCCCGGTCAAGACTGCGGTTTCCTTGGCGTTGTTTATCACCGCTTTGTGGGCATTGTCCGTTCCCGCAATCAGCGCCGATAGTCCGTTTGCCATTCTGGCGTTCAGCGCCAGCCAGATAAGCTGGTACTGGGTGCTGTATTGCCTGTTCGCCAAAGACGGGCGCCATCGCAGCCTCACGCCAATCCGGCCGGTGGTAATCGTGATCACGCTGGTCGAACTGGTCCAGCCATGTTTGTTGCTGGTCATCCCCTATTACGATTTATCCGCCGAAAATCAGAAAGCGGTTGTCCTCGCTTCGATCAGCCTGCGCCTGTTAACCGCGGCAGGTGCATTGGTGTTGGTACACAACCTTTATGTCGGGGCAGCCAAGGTGGCGCGCCCGGTGTTACGCTGGCCCGCTGCGGCAATGAGCACCTTGTGGTTGTTCGATATGAATTATGCGACGGTGGCGTATATTTCCGGCGAATTGCCGACCGCGCTGGGATTACTTCGCAGTCTGGTGCCTTTGGTGATGGTGCTGTTTATCGGCATTGGCGCCACCGGAGAGAGATCAACCGCACCGTTTCGTCCATCGCGCTCCGTCGCGTTCCAGTCGGTGTCTTTGCTCATAATTGGCGGATACCTGCTTGGAATGGTCGCGGTTGGCCAGGCATTATCGGTGATTGCCGGTGATTTCGGTCGGCTGATGCAAGTGGTATTTGTTGTGGCTGCATCCGCGTTGGCATTGATTTCGCTCCCGTCACCAAAAATGCGTGCGACATTGCGGGACGGGGTGACCAAGCATCTTTTCCAGCACAGGTTCGACTACCGCGAGGAATGGTTGCGGTTCAACGAAACGCTGGCTCGCGGCAGTGAAGCAGCGTCCCCCCTGCCTGAACGCGTGGTCCAGGCGATGGCGGACATTACCGACAGCCCGGCAGGGCTCCTGATGGTGCCGGACGGCGATGACGAGCTTCATCTGGCGGCGCGGTGGCATTGGCCGTCTATGGAAGTCAAAACGCCGCTAGCGGAAAAATCTGTATTTCAACTGCTCGACCGTGAAATCAATCTTATCGAGATCGACCCGTTGCGAGAACGAGGCGCAACGTCAGAACGTCCGCTGCCTGGCTGGATATTGGATGACCCCAATGCCTGGGCGATCGTTCCGCTCGAACATTTCGAAAGGCTGGTCGGCGTAATCTTGTTGGCCCGCCCGGTGTTCGAGCGAAAACTGGATTGGGAAGATTTCGATCTGCTGCGGCTGGCGGGACAGCAGCTGGCCAGCTATCTTGCAGAACAGGCCGGGCAGGAAGCACTGATGGAATCAAGCCGGTTCGATGAATTCAATCGCCGGATTGCGTTTGTCATGCACGACATAAAGAACCTCGCCAGCCAACTATCGCTGCTCGCGAGAAATGCCGAAAAGCACGCCGAAAATCCCGATTTTCGCGCAGATATGTTGCTCACCTTGCGCAGCAGCGCTGACAAGCTGAACACATTGCTCGCACGTCTGGGCCGATACGGTGCTGTCGGGACGGACGCCATGCAAACGGTTGATCTGGGTAAGATGACCAAAATCATTGCCAGACGGATGCGCATCGAGCTTGCGCAATCCGCTGACATCAGCGTCGCAGCCAACCGTGATGCGCTTGAACAGGCGATTGTCCATCTTGTGCAAAATGCGCTGGATGCGAGCGAGGATGGCGAGCCTGTGTTCGTCAGCTGCAGTAGCGACGGAATGTTCGGCATTGTCGAGGTCAGTGATTCCGGGCCGGGGATGAGCGCGGAGTTTTTGCGCAGCGGTCTGTTCAAGCCCTTCGTTTCGTCGAAACCGGGCGGTTTCGGGATCGGTGCATTCGAGGCGCGTGAATTGGTCCGCGCAATGGGGGGGCGGCTCGATGTCGATTCACGGGAAGGTCTGGGGACCCGCTTTGTGATACGAATCCCGCTGGCCGGTGCTGTTGCGCTTTCCAATTACGAAAAGCCTGCCCGAAAAACTATCAAACCAGAGGTTGCTTGA
- a CDS encoding TIGR03013 family XrtA/PEP-CTERM system glycosyltransferase produces MIRLFKHYIPHAVLLLGLFDIFLLVLSGELAWQLRASQIFIDPGHFGDRFDGLAALAVVMLVAMVAVGVYGSDALRSMRFACARILVAVSMGILALSFIDFVLPGDTFWRSTLFYAMVFAIILLMLNRLIVGGILGAQAFRRRVIVLGSGDRAQRLKLLGEKPESGFAIVSYIGMNEGVQIVEEAIPRGAIHDLGRFVENIGASEVVLALEERRNALPLKDLLRIKTHGVHVNDFSTFLERETGRVDLDTVNPSWLIFSDGFSSGRAISTVTKRIFDIAASLLLLLITFPLIVLFAVLVKLESRGPAFYRQTRVGLFGQNFEVIKLRSMRNDAEKNGEAQWATDNDPRVTRVGKFIRKVRIDELPQTWSVLKGQMSFVGPRPERPQFVTDLEDKVPYYAERHMVKPGITGWAQINFPYGASLDDSRQKLEYDLYYAKNYTPFLDLLILLQTLRVVLWSEGAR; encoded by the coding sequence ATGATACGGCTTTTCAAACATTATATTCCCCATGCGGTATTGCTGCTGGGCCTGTTCGACATATTCCTGCTGGTTTTGTCGGGCGAACTGGCGTGGCAATTGCGCGCATCGCAGATTTTTATCGATCCCGGGCATTTCGGCGACCGGTTTGACGGGCTCGCCGCGCTGGCGGTGGTCATGCTGGTCGCGATGGTGGCAGTCGGCGTTTACGGATCAGATGCGCTGCGATCAATGCGGTTCGCATGTGCGAGGATTCTTGTCGCCGTCAGCATGGGTATTCTGGCGCTTTCATTTATCGATTTTGTCCTGCCGGGCGATACATTCTGGCGTTCAACCCTGTTTTACGCGATGGTTTTTGCGATAATTCTGTTGATGCTCAACCGATTGATCGTCGGCGGGATTTTGGGGGCGCAGGCTTTCCGGCGCCGGGTCATCGTGCTGGGGTCGGGGGACCGCGCACAGCGGCTCAAACTATTGGGTGAAAAGCCCGAAAGCGGTTTCGCCATCGTCAGCTATATCGGGATGAACGAGGGCGTCCAAATCGTCGAGGAGGCCATCCCTCGCGGCGCAATCCACGATCTTGGAAGGTTTGTCGAAAATATCGGTGCTAGCGAAGTTGTTCTGGCGCTTGAGGAGCGGCGTAATGCGCTACCTCTTAAAGATTTGCTCAGGATCAAGACGCACGGCGTTCATGTCAATGATTTTTCGACATTTCTCGAACGCGAGACAGGCCGCGTAGATCTGGATACGGTCAATCCCAGCTGGCTGATCTTTTCGGACGGATTTTCCTCTGGCCGGGCGATTTCGACAGTCACGAAGCGTATTTTTGATATCGCCGCAAGCCTGCTGCTTCTGCTGATCACGTTCCCGCTGATTGTCCTGTTTGCAGTTCTCGTGAAGCTGGAGAGCAGGGGGCCGGCCTTTTATCGCCAGACCCGCGTCGGGCTGTTCGGGCAAAACTTCGAAGTCATCAAGTTGCGGTCGATGCGTAATGACGCCGAAAAGAACGGCGAGGCGCAATGGGCAACGGACAACGATCCGCGCGTTACCCGTGTCGGAAAGTTTATCCGCAAGGTCCGGATTGATGAATTGCCGCAGACCTGGAGCGTCCTCAAGGGTCAAATGAGCTTCGTCGGACCGCGCCCCGAAAGGCCGCAATTCGTAACCGATCTTGAAGATAAGGTTCCATATTACGCAGAACGGCATATGGTAAAGCCGGGGATTACGGGATGGGCCCAGATCAACTTTCCATATGGCGCATCGCTCGACGATTCCCGCCAGAAACTGGAGTATGATTTGTATTACGCGAAAAACTACACGCCGTTTCTTGATCTGTTGATCCTACTCCAGACATTGCGCGTTGTTTTGTGGAGCGAAGGCGCGCGCTGA